The Styela clava chromosome 13, kaStyClav1.hap1.2, whole genome shotgun sequence genome has a window encoding:
- the LOC120332769 gene encoding uncharacterized protein LOC120332769 has product MSNRSSCDNFVTVKTSPYPSSNGSRMIPLLTPPRKRIKMDFCPRDNSIWTVRSLIDRFNAPESKGASNSKEKSAISTRVDCLQKNQLQQQFSTEVEFKNLHGPPAERTETTRLESTVVNIEVRDRVVSLVNKCEVEKVSSDEIISDIHKDKYLVKYLKKKRTLDVDIRKFTWIRKNAREKHKKNSTLLILQELDLTRLTLM; this is encoded by the exons ATGAGCAACAGATCCTCGTGTGACAATTTTGTCACTGTAAAAACGTCGCCTTATCCATCGTCCAATGGTTCTCGTATGATTCCATTGTTGACCCCTCCCAGGAAAAGAATAAAGATGGATTTTTGTCCTAGAGATAATTCGATCTGGACAGTCCGATCCCTCATAGATCGCTTCAATGCTCCGGAGTCAAAAGGAGCATCCAATAGCAAAGAAAAATCAGCTATATCAACGAGGGTTGACTGCCTCCAAAAAAACCAACTACAACAACAGTTTTCAACAGAG GTAGAATTTAAAAATCTTCATGGCCCGCCAGCAGAGAGGACAGAAACAACTCGACTAGAAAGCACAGTTGTAAATATTGAAGTTCGTGACCGTGTGGTCTCTTTAGTAAACAAATGTGAGGTAGAGAAAGTTTCATCTGACGAAATCATTAGCGATATTCACAAAGATAAATACCTTGTCAAATACCTGAAAAAGAAACGAACACTGGATGTCGATATTCGGAAATTCACTTGGATACGGAAAAATGCAAGAGAAAAGCACAAGAAAAATTCAACTCTTCTTATTCTTCAGGAATTAGATCTGACaag ACTTACACTGATGTAG